DNA sequence from the Coffea arabica cultivar ET-39 chromosome 11c, Coffea Arabica ET-39 HiFi, whole genome shotgun sequence genome:
ACTAGGAATATGATTTCTTCTGTTCCATTGGCTTTTTCTAATGTTTCTAATGTCATTATATATTTGGGTTTGGAATTGTAGGTGAGTGGGTTCCCAATATTCTAGCCCTTAAAGCTATTTATGTGATATGTTGAGCAAGTTGATTTCCCTTGCGTCAAAGTCCACCTTCCTCTTGCAATTTGCGGCCTTTGAGACTTAAAACTCCACATTTAGTCCATACCCCAGAGTCTTTGCAGCCTTGCGGACAATGGAGAGATGTTAGGTGAAAGTACTTGATCTCCTTAGACATCACATCTTTGGTGAGTTAATGGTGTAGGTTAATAGGAAAAGGGATGGTTGAGGAAAGTAGCCGACAGGCAGAGGAAGGCAGGCAGTGGTAGCTGTGGCAAGAAGGGATGAGGTAGAATAAGGGTTAAGAagttaattaaaaaatttaaaaatatcttaaaaagattttaaatttaaaaatgtCCCAAATactaatgatttttttaatttactcgGTTTGACTACAATTCATACTTGAAGTTCCCGAAATACACTTATTTGACTATTCAATTGGAAATTCAATCGTTTTTAGATGGTAGCATCGCcacaaaataatttaattggattcaaaaattaaatttaaggaGCAAATTGGGCAAAAATAAAAGTGAGAAGACTAAATCGACTGTAGAAAAAAATTTAGGGACGAATGGgccattttccaaaaaataCGTTTGTCAATGGTTCCATAAATTTAAGTACAGTTCTCATCTTAATGTAACCATAAATCGGCTGAAACAACACTAaaggtctgtttgataacataaaaaaagtactgaatttgaactttttcagacattcaaatgttttgaatgttgataaatgaaaatccatttgctgaacttgttaagcagTGCTAAACTTGTATGTTATTTTTTCATTACaaaatcctaactgaatgcttaattctgataataATCAATAGACTTTCTTTACTtatcttatcttatctaccaaatctatcattgtttattaattatgttcaaaattcttatataattaaacaatctgatattctctatctaatgattttctatttctcttttctcccttttgaatgactttcacttcttttctatactcctcatataatataatttatcttttatattaatttgatttaaaaataaatattgtcattttcatacctaaattttagctaattaaatcataggttctatttcttttttgggtgaaaagataaaagggcaaaattgtcaaatttaacttactaagcattcagttataaatatttatcaaacagtataaataggtttagcattaaaatttggacattcatatatttattttcagtgcttaaaatttagcaaattaattatttcagtattcagatttcagaattcagacttcagaattcagattcagttttatcaaatggaaCCTAAGACACCTAATTAACAATATAATGAAACTTACCTAAAGTAGTCTTTAATCGTGGATGGCTAATGGAAAAGTTTATAGGCCAATGAAATCTAGAAATGTAGAATTAGGAAAGAGGTTGTTGTGAATGTATTTATTGTATTGTTTCTATTCTGGGTAGttaaaaagattgaatttggttatatgtatataaaatcaaaaattgatcAGAATGGTTGCAAAAATTGGCATCTGACAatgcaaataaaaaactaataaTATCTTATAATACCCTCAACATCCGcacaagaaataataaaattacacaaAATAATCAATAATATCTAAAGTTATTCTTAGTAGTTGGGTAGAAATGAGATTAGATATATACAAATAGAACTAGACACAGTTTATAATCAAATAttctatatttttcttttaaactatAATGTTACTTATTTTTTACTTTAGTAGGATTGgtgttgtttttattatttttttataaaaagttttaaataaaaattttcaaaggaTATATTGttacttattttaaaaatttgtttacttttagtagGACGGGTgttgtatttattatttttatcaaaaataatgatttaaaataaaattttgtattttgaaGGGTCAACAGGACTCTGTTTTATGaatttaatgatttttttaaatttaggtTTTGGAAATAATATCACCATTATTGATTTTGTAAGTCCATGACCAATGaagattatttattttttgatacAATTCATCCTTTTAGTTAGGTTTACTAAgtacaattttttatttcttttaaatccaTGACCAATgaatttttacttttagtatGGATTAGGATATTTCATCTTTATTTACTCTCTCATGAAtgaatttcaaatcaaatttctATATCAATGTGGCCATTTCGTATATTTTTAATTCAAAAAACATGAGAGGATAtttattagttaaaaaaaattcaaaatttcataaaaaaaaaaagaataaggagTTGCAAGCATTATGACTTCATCATCCTAAAAATCCCTTTTGCAATTTATATGGACTCGTGTTAAAGGCACATCTAATGTGTGTGCAAttagaaaacaataaaaaatgaatcaattttgtataagtattttttttatataccaaaaaatttatataaaattttcatgaatgaAATTTGGTTTATATTGCTACAGTATTTTGGTAGTTATAATATTTAGGGTGATTATGAGTAGGTATATTGACAAAATATGATTAGGTGATTGGaatcaaaataaattttataagaataaaattgaaagttcaaaagatgaCAAAAAGTATTTATACCAACTGCCATTGTTCAAGCATTATATTGTATAGATGCTTGAAAACTTACCTACCTCTAGCCTCAAGGATAAAGCAACTCTCTCTCTACCATGCAGGGAAGTATGAGTTTTTCTCCCCTCGTCCTCGCATATCGTCTAATATGAGAGATTACCTGAATGACAATTTATAATTCCTTTAAAGGCTACAGGAGGTGGGCTTATAAAAGTTTGCTGATCTCTTCAAACAAAAGCTTGGAATGACTCTCGACAAGGTTGATGAAATGAATTCTCTTGTTGCCGGTGCAAATTTTTTGCTTATGGTGGGATTCCTAAAGTACAAAGATATGTTAATATGATTAGTATTCTTTTTGCAAGTAACAAAATACAAGTGTATATGCACATACTCGTGCTTTTTGCGTGCCATTTCTTTTCTCAAGTCAATCTGAAGTAAGTGGTTTGTATTGAGGATAAATTCCCTTTTTTATGAGCTCTCTATATGATGTTTTAGCCATGTTTACTTGAGCTTGCACTGTAAGATCTTGGACTTCTTCGATTTGTATCATCATGTGTGGCCTTCTTTATTGACCTCCTTACCTTGAGTGCTGGGACCTAATGGACGCATCAGTTCTGGTGAATGACGAACATATAAATTGTCTTGCATTCTCTTTGAATTGGCAGCCAGCAAAATAGGTTCTCTTGGATTCTGATTCTGATACTAAACATCTGAAGCAATTGTGAAAAGCCTATTTGTGCAGGCATGCTGTTAAACCTATACTATACTAGATTACTCAGCCAATCAAGTACGTAGTACGTACAATTCCATTTTATTTTGAGGTGGAAGAGCCTCGCCGCGAAAAGACAGCAGCTAACATATAGTAGACAGGCCATCTTAAAGATACTTGAGAGACCGAGCTCACACACTTCGAATTGACATTGCATGATTAGGTAGCTTCTAGAAAATGGGAACAAGAGATTTCAGGGTCGAACCGGACTTTGTTAATGCTTCTATTGCTGATCTTTCAtgaatgaaaattatttttgagttcaagaaaataagaaaatggtTCCAACCCTCCTTTATTCTTTATGCTTTTTAAATCTCACGTCTCtcttattaaagaaaaattttctctttaaaAGGAAGTTTTGTGGAAAATTTTTACATAAAGCTGTTGGGGTTGGCTCTTTGTCTTTGCAATGGTTGTGACGGTAAGTCTTTGGTAAATCCTGTGAAGTTTTAACTATAGTATCAAGCATAATTAATTTGGACTATATACATTTATTCCAAAAAGACGGGCCCATTCTTGGCGGACCAGGACCAGGCCTTAGCCTGCGACAAGCCCCAAACATTTAAAATCACgaaattcattttctttctccctCAAATTGCAAGGTAGACCAAAGAACTGCCATTTATTCTGCTGGAGACTGCCACCTGTACCAGTCTACCATTCTTCCCTGTCGATAGAAAATTTTCCACCATTTTTACTCCCTCACGTCCTCCGCGACACTCCTCTACAATCATTCACAgtaggaaaaaacaaaaaaaagaaagaaagaagaagaaacaaacaAATTGCAGAGTAATTGACTATCAAACATTAGATAGAACCTATACATACCGAGCATCCGCGTATGTATAGATGTAAAAATTGGATGCATGGCCGGCGAAGGGGCGAAAAGTGGGGGCCCACTACAGTTGGATTCAAAGGACTGGGACAAACTACTGGGGGAGAGGGagggggcgggggcgggggcggAGCCACTGTCTTTGGTGGCGGTGCCCGGGAAATCGCCGCAGGCTAAGGAGATGGATGAAaaagtaagtaatgatcaaccagTCAGTGACTTGCGAAATATGACGGACAAGCAACTCCAACAATCGGCGGATAGGATTAGAAGAATTTTACCGACTTTGTCCTTGACATTGAAAGACGGTGGCGAGAAGCTTAAGCGCAGCCTCCAACTCCATGAGGATGAATTCAAGCGCCGGCGTCTCCTCCCCCTCCAAAAGGTTGAATTTTTATtggtttgctttttttttttttttttttgtacctcAATTTTGGAGGATTAGTGGAAAATGTATGTGGAAATAAGTGTACATGCGAGTGTATTTCTGCTGAAAAGTCTGAAATTAGGTCCTTGACATTTCACTTTCTATTGTTATCTTTTGAATTTTAGGGGCTCCCTAAGTAGTTTAGTGTTTACTTTTAAAACTTAACTCTTTTTTTATAGAGTCTTAAACAAATCATAAATCACCGGTCCAAAATTTTTCTGAAATTGAAATTGATTTTCATGATTACCAATTTCTAGTCTCAGTACTCTTGGTTCTACCTATATGGTCAGTATGTAAACCAGCACAAATTATACAAAGAGGGCTAGCTGGATTCTTTCCTGTAGTTGTCAGTGTTGTCTAATTTGTGATTTAGAAGACCAATCATATTTGTtgattgaaatttttggtttatgATTACGCAGAAAAATCCAGGTCACAACAAGTATATTCATAATAAAATCGAGTTGTATGATGAAATGGCTGTTGTGGTTGGGAAAGATCTGGCCACCGGGTCTTTTGCAAAATCATTTGTTGATCTGGAAACTCCATTTGTTCCTAAGACAAGTATGGAGACAAGTGAAGAGACAAGTGTAGAACAAAAGAATGTGACTAGTGCAAGATCCTCAGATGTGAGAGCAACATCATCGGGAACCCAACAACATCGTAAAAGAAATCGCAGCAATGAAGTCATTGAAAAGATGTCTCAACAACTTGGAGAAGTGGCAGCTGCTTTGAACAAAATTAGTGCAAACAAACTTGATATCAACCAACTACATGATGAGATTATGAAGATAGAAGGTTATAGCGAAGAATTTCTGGACTTGGTATTCGATCATTTGGTGCAAAATGAGAAGCTAGGAAAAGCATTTATGGCGAAGAGTCACAGACTTCGTTTGATTTATCTCGAGAGGTTCAAGAAAGATTGGGGCGTCGAATAAAGTACGTGAACTGAATTATGCAATTGCCTTGTCAGAATAATTGTTTCTTGTATGGCCTGAGTTATAATAGGTTGTGCTTCACGAGTGTACTTGATGCTTCTCTCATGTATTAAGATATTTATTTTTTCCTGTTGTGTTTTAGCACCATTGAACCTTGGAGGTGATCTAGAAGTGGAAAAAAGGAGGGCTGACTGAATACCTTGCCACTTGCCGTGGCCTTGGGAATTGTAGGTGCAGGCCAACTGGATTTGTTCAAAGCTCTAGTCACTAAGTTTTTTCCAGTAAAACGTTCACATGAACATTGGTGACGTGTTGTACAGATGTTTCCTTTTGTAACCATGATTTACTACTTGGGCAACTGATATTTTTGGGACCATTTTTCATTTGGAGATGTGATTTTCGTTTTTGTTGAGCAGTATTTTATATTTTGGCTTATATTTGCTTTCAATTTGCCTTCAATATCATGCCAAATCTAGGCCGAAGATGTTTGGTCCACTCCACTAGCTTGTTCTTGTACATCTTCTCCTTTGTCATTTTCATCCTCAGAAAACTTTTTTTGACCGTCTAAGGATTGCATTGATTTGCTTCCTCTGATCAGAAATTTGCCCCTGGAAAAAAATCTTTAGGCCCCCATCAAAGGAGAGTGCAGATTTGGTAAACTTTGCTTATACTCATctttctaatttttctctttccttgagCTAATGGAGAGAAACAAGTGGACCATCTGAGAGCACTATTGTGAATCTCAGAGATGGTATTGTCCCTTTTGGCTATTGTATTGTGTTTCCTAGATGAGGGGTTGCTAGAAACATGATTACTAAAAATAGTGTTCAGCTAGGTTTTCGTTTGATTTTTAACTCTTCTTTTCCAACCAATTCATTAGTATCATTAATAATTCCATTTAAGAATTCATGGTgtaatatgaataaatattttatagaaTTGATAATATGATTATAATGGATAGAAACTAAAATTAACTTGTAATGAAATAAATGTTTTGAGAGTAGAAAAATATTTGCAACATATCAACAAACATATCAGAAAATATTTCATTGACAAACCAAACACtggaaaattatgaaaaaaggaatttggaaaatattttcacttaataACCAAACACCAGAAAATTATGGGGAAGGAAATGATTTTTCAGGAAAATGACTTcgatggaaaatattttcattttctcaaggaaaatattttcagtccAACCTAACGGACCCTAAAAGGAAGTTTTGTGGAAAATTTTTACATAAAGCTGTTTGGGTTGGCTCTTTGTCTTTGCAATGCTTGTGGCGGTAAGTCTTTGGTAAATCCTGTGAAGTTTTAACTATATATCAAGTATAATTGGGACTATATACATTTATTCCACAAGGACGGGCCCATTCTTGGCGGACCAGGACCAGGACCAGGCCTTAGCCTGCGACAAGCCCAAAACATTTAAAATCACgaaattcattttctttctccctCAAATTGCAAGGTAGACCAAAGAACTGCAATTTATTCTGCTGGTGAGTGCCACCTGTACCAGTCCACCATTCTTCCTCAATAGAAAATTTTCCACCATTTTTACTCCCTCACGTCCTCCGCGACACTTCTCTACAATCATTCACAgtaggaaaaaacaaaaaagaaagaaagaaagaagaagaagaagaagaagaagaagaaacaaacaAATTGCAGAGTAATTGACTATCAAACATTAGATAGAACCTATACATACAGAGCATCCGCGTATGTATAGATGTAAAAATTGGATGCATGGCCGGCGAAGGGGCGAAAAGTGGGGGCCCACTACAGTTGGATTCAAAGGACTGGGACAAACTActgggggagggggagggggagggggcgGAGCCACTGTCTTTGGTGGTGGTGCCCGGGAAATCGCCGCAGGCTAAGGAGATGGATGAAAACGTAAGTAATAATCAACTAGTCAGTGACTTGCGAAATATGACGGACAAGCAACTCCAACAATCGGCGGATaggattagaaaaattttaccGACTTTGTCCTTGACATTGAAAGACGGTGGCGAGAAGCTTAAGCGCAGCCTCCAACTCCATGAGGATGAATTAAGGCGCCGGCGTCTCCTCCCCCTCCAAAAGGTTGAATTTTTATTGGtttggttttttttgttttagtacCTCAATTTTGGAGGATTAGTGGAAAATGTATGTGGAAATAAGTGTACATACGACTGTGTATCAGCTGAAAAGTCTGAAATTAGATGTATTTATTTGGATGCGTGTACCGAGGGTTTAAAGGAGTGATCATGTGATGTGAATCATGGGGTTATGATTAACCAAGTTGATGGTTCATTTATTAGGACTGTTTTGGTTGGTAATTCATTGTTTTCCGATTTTATGCCCAGCAATTGGAAATGTACTTCGAATATCTTCGAATGAGGGTTGAGGATGTTGGCTTTTGtatgttcttctttttttttttttgggtagcaCCAGAAAGTACTAAAGCCTTGCACTGATGGGCTGTCTCTGACATGGAATGCCTATCCATGTCAGGGAAGGAAACTACAATTCATGGGGCGTGAAATCTAGTGAAGATGTATGTTCGAGGGggcaaatttatatttttctcatcAAGTTTTATAGGGGCTTAATCTAATTGaaaatgtttatttttttaagtggGTAAAGGATAGTTTTTAAAAGTTTTGGGGTAACAATTCCACTGAGCCCCCAACATTGTTGCGCCCATGGATATGTTGATATGGAATAGTTGACTTGGATTTGATTATTCTTCATAATCTCCCATTTTTGGCAAAAGCAGATAGGTTGTGAAAAGCAAATGTTgtcttttagtttctttttgaTATAGCATGTGCAGATGTTCTTTTTCAAAAGATTTGTTGTCTTCTAATTTTAGGTGACTTCATGAGAATTGTTTCCACAATGAAATGACTTGCACCGTAGTTTCTAGGAATAGAATATCAGTTGTGTTCTGCAATTGTAAAGCACGCATGTTGTTTTGCATGATATTTGATATTGCGGAAAGCAaattttggattttgttattcttttttactttttgaaCATTGTGCATATGACTGAAGTGCTGGTGGCTTTGTGCATGAATAAGTCTATACATGGCCATACTCTGATTTAAGTTCTGATGTAAGGTTTAAGTTTTTACTTAGTTTGATTGTCATCCTATGACCCATTCTTCGTTCCTCAACTAAGAATGATATTTGACTCCAGTTTTTCATTATTTGCTTCATAGAGCGATGATGGTGGATGCAAGAAGCTGAttcaacatcatgatcaaaatTGTAACGGTAAACATTTCTTTTGTTGGCACTACAATGGATCTGTGTCTGTGGTTGCAGCAATTAAGCTTTTAATCCTTTTGATTCACCTTGAAGTTGTCTTGCAATTATGCTTGCTTTAAGCTTCAAATGAAGGTGACACCCTGAAGTTAAAATTATGTAAATCATCAAAAAGTTATACAAAACAGCACATGCAAAATGAATACGTGTTATTAGGATTACTTTCTTTAGGTGCTGTTTCGCAATCTACTGACAgataaaatgataaatgtcgATATGACTCGATTTGCTGCTTCAGTATCAAGTCTCACGGCTGTTTTGCCTCCTGCTGGGGGAAGAACTGGTTTGCTGGGTTTGGGAGGAACTTAGTAGCTTCtcctcctccccccccccctctcttccATTACTTTTAGATGTTTGTGTCCTGAAGGATGTGCACATTAATTTGTTCGCTCGACTTGCTATATTGTTTTCATCTCTCTTTTTTGGAGTATTAAACTGAAAAATTGTTTACTTGAAAAGCATTTTCTTTCTGGTGCAAATAGGTGTATCAGATGACCTTCGGGAGCAACCTCCATCATCTTTATCACCTGCACTGTCATTTTCAACATGCTTCTCAAGCAAGTTTGACAGAAAAGTATGGTTTGTACTCTTGAACGTCTTTCTGATTAACATGAATCTTTCTTATTAGCTTTATGATCATTATGTTTGTTTTATAAACATGTGGTGACAGAGGTAGAGGTGTGCTATATCCAAGGGTTGAGGCAAGAGCCTTAAGGCATGCTCGTAGAAGTCCTTAACTTGAATTTTATggaattcaagaaaaaaaaatcataaattaaaGAGTTATGGCAATGCTTAAAAAGAATGAACAAACTGTATCAAggaccaaataaaaaaaaggctGAGTTGAAGGGAGCTGAAATTTGCAAGAAAACCAAAGATTCTTCAATAGTGCGTGGTAAAGTGGAATGTAGGTTGCAGACATTGCAACATTGCTCGTATACAgtttagaaaaacaaaatttaggTAAAGTATGTGGAAGATTTGGAGATTAAGTCAATTTCTATGGGTGTGCAATGCAAAAAGTTTACCATATGAATCAAACTTTCTCAAATCTTATGTGTACTTTCTTCAGCCATTGCTACCTCTTCTAGCACATGGAAACTTTTGGCAGCAgcaataacaaattttacaagCCTTTGGAATCCATCAAGGACCTCCGGCATTGATAAAAGAATTGATAAATTTCTAAGGTTGGAAATGTATAAGTTTTCCCCATTGCTATATCAACCCCTAACTCTTTCTTTGGTTATGTCTTGTCAAAATTAaccttcatttatttttcatttgtcatTTGGTCTTGAGGCATTAATGGTCCTTGCGTTATTGAGAACCCATGGCCCCCTAATGCTGGCTCACCATCCCTTGGAGGTCTCAAAACAGTTTTTAAACAGTTATTGATAGTTTGAATGCTTTAATTGAGGACAGGCCTACTTATGTTTGAAAGGCTTTTTTTTGATTGTCAAACCTGCTTTTATTGATCCAGCAGACAGATTCAACAACATTCAAAGTT
Encoded proteins:
- the LOC113716637 gene encoding ubiquitin-like-specific protease 1D, with protein sequence MAGEGAKSGGPLQLDSKDWDKLLGEREGAGAGAEPLSLVAVPGKSPQAKEMDEKVSNDQPVSDLRNMTDKQLQQSADRIRRILPTLSLTLKDGGEKLKRSLQLHEDEFKRRRLLPLQKKNPGHNKYIHNKIELYDEMAVVVGKDLATGSFAKSFVDLETPFVPKTSMETSEETSVEQKNVTSARSSDVRATSSGTQQHRKRNRSNEVIEKMSQQLGEVAAALNKISANKLDINQLHDEIMKIEGYSEEFLDLVFDHLVQNEKLGKAFMAKSHRLRLIYLERFKKDWGVNLYIQSIRVCIDVKIGCMAGEGAKSGGPLQLDSKDWDKLLGEGEGEGAEPLSLVVVPGKSPQAKEMDENVSNNQLVSDLRNMTDKQLQQSADRIRKILPTLSLTLKDGGEKLKRSLQLHEDELRRRRLLPLQKSDDGGCKKLIQHHDQNCNGVSDDLREQPPSSLSPALSFSTCFSSKFDRKQTDSTTFKVFEKELSTLNPCGRQKMETQLPSLSSSRQKRGLSSKESPFQSLGSPLLNVDNVPLSNGYKRERRRSARLQASNSPKRIKETVVLVDEELEVEETAAQTNKLNQCKNTRIYYPSRDDPVSVETICYSDLDCLAPQAYLSSTIMNFYIRYLQVEGLTSKATESESCNYHFFNTYFYEKLKEALGEKDIENSFAKLRRWWKRIYIFEKAYVLIPIHENLHWSLVIICIPDVEDRSGPIMLHLDSLGLHSSRSIFSNIKSFLIEEWKFLRKREVPLDLPIADTVWENLSNRIDERIVQVPQQGNDYDCGLFVLFFMKRFIEEAPDRLKKKDLARFGKKWFNPEEASSLRQSIRSLLKEKFKNANDEEQLLDLGL